The nucleotide sequence AACACTCGAAGAAGTTGTTGTTGTGGGGTATGGTACCCAGAAAAAAGGAGAGGTTGCGAGTGCTATTTCAAGTATAAAATCGGAGAATTTTATCAAAGTTCCTTCTCCGGATGCTGCTCAGTTAATCAGAGGTCAGGTGGCTGGTTTGAGTATTATTTCCAAGGATGCGAATCCTACATCAACTTCCGAAATCTCATTACGAGGTATTACAACGTTAAAATCGAGCGCAAGTCCTTTGGTGCTGGTTGATGGTATCCCAGCTGATCTGAATTCTGTTTCTCCTGATGACATTCAACAGATTGATGTTTTGAAGGACGGATCTGCAGCTGCTATCTATGGAACCCGTGGAACGAATGGTGTAATTTTGATTACTACCAAAAATGCAAAAGGAGAAATGCCTACAAAGGTTGATTTTAATGCTTACTTGTCTACTCAGCAGATCACAAAGAGACTGGATTTTATGAATACTAAACAATATAGGGCGAAAGTGGCCGAGGGTATTCCAGGTGCGCAGGATGACGGTGATAATGTAAACTGGTTAGATGAGGTTATGAGAACTCCTTTTACGCAGGTTTATAATTTAAGTCTAAAAGGGGGAAGCAAGTCTACCAATTATACAGCAAGCTTTGAATATAGAGGATTGAATGGATTGATAAAACGTACAAATAATCAAATGATTTATCCTCGTATAGAAATTTCGCACCGTATGTTAGATGACAAGTTGAAACTGACTGCCAGTCTGAGCGGATACAAGCAAAGTTACTTTTCCGGTTCTGATGGAGGAAGTTACAATTCGGCTATTTATAGAAATGCTTTAACATTCAATCCAACAACGCCACTTAAGGATGCGAACGGAAGTTGGTCTGAAAGTCCTTCTAAAACAGATTATTTTAATCCGGTTGCTTTGCTGGAAGAAGTTGAAGGAGAAAATCAAGCAACAAGTCTAAGAATGTTTGCAACGGCTATTTTTACTCCGATAAAAGGATTGGATATTAAATACCTTGTTTCTTCCAATACATATAATCAGGCGAGAGGATATTACGAAACCCAACAGCATATTTCCACTATAAAAGATGATAAGAATGGATATGCTTCCAGAGGTACTACCCGAAATACAGAAGATCTGACAGAGCTTACTGTTCAGTGGAACAAAATCTTGTTTGAAGATCACACTTTCACCCTCCTTGGAGGCTATAGTTGGTTTAAAAGGAATTACCAAAACTACTATATGCAGAACTTTGATTTCCCATCGGACGATTATACTTATAACAACATAGGTTCAGGTTCTGCATTAACAAAAGGGCGAGGAACGGAATATTCTTACCAAAGTGAAAATAAGTTGTTAGGCTATTTCGGGCGTTTTAATTATAGCTTCCGAGGTAAATACATGTTATCTGCTAGTATTCGTCATGAAGGGTCTTCCAAGTTTGGAGCGAATCAGAAGTGGGGTACTTTTCCGGCTGTCTCTGCTGCCTGGAATATCAAATCGGAGGAGTTTCTTAAGAATATCAACAAGTTAAGCAGTTTAAAATTGCGTGCCGGTTTTGGTGTAACTGGAACGGAACCTTCAGATCCATATATGTCTCTTAATACATTGAGCTTCTCTACATATGTTTATTATAACGGAGCGTGGATTAAAACTGTTCGCCCTGCTTCCAATTCGAATCCAGATTTGAGGTGGGAGCGTAAGGAAGAGACAAACATTGGTCTTGACTTTGGTTTTATGGATGATCGCATCACGGCTACTGTAGATTTATATAATCGTAAAACGAAAGATTTGTTATGGGATTATACAGTTCCTTCGCCTCCTTATTTGTATTCGAGTATGACAGCTAATGCCGGTTCTATGCGAAATCGGGGAATTGAGGCTTCTGTAACAGTAATTCCTGTTAAGACTGAGAACATACAGTGGATTACTTCTGTAAATTATTCGACGAACAGTAATAAGCTTCTTTCTTTATCAAATGACAAGTTTGTATCCAGCGGTTATTCGGACCAGGGAAATACTGGTGAACCGATTCAGCAGACTACCCATCGTATCCAGGAAGGTGAATCAATTGGCAATTTCTATGGATTCAAGAGTATAGATATTGATGAAAATGGTCACTGGATTATCGAAGGTGAAGACGGAACAGCAAAGCCTATCTCTCAACAACAGCCTACTGACAAAAAAGTGATTGGAAATGGATTGCCTAAACATTATCTGAACTGGAACAACACAGTGATGTATAAGAATATCGATTTTACGTTAACTATGCGTGGAGCATTTAAATTTGATATTTTGAACATGGCGGAATTGCAATACGGGCAACCTGTTATGCTTTCGAGAGGAAATATTCTTAACAGTGCTTTTGATAAAGTGTATGGTAAAGTAAGATTGGCAAATGATCAGGAACTTCAATATGTGAGTTATTATATTGAAAAAGGGGATTATTGGAAAATTGATAACATGACTTTAGGTTATACGCTTGACTTCAAAACATCATGGATTGACAAACTAAGAGTG is from uncultured Macellibacteroides sp. and encodes:
- a CDS encoding TonB-dependent receptor; this encodes MKSTFLSLVFSFLSVTLNAANQHVSITLENVKVETILTTISKQTGLSMAYSKQIVDLNRIVSINLKDVEVEKVLDKLVEGTSLAYEVKSGKVYLFERRSNKTSYSEQQQKKVTGTVKDVQGQPIIGANVVEKGTSNGTVTDYNGNFSLEVSEESVLLFSYIGYISQEYIVGKNTLLNVKLAEDAKTLEEVVVVGYGTQKKGEVASAISSIKSENFIKVPSPDAAQLIRGQVAGLSIISKDANPTSTSEISLRGITTLKSSASPLVLVDGIPADLNSVSPDDIQQIDVLKDGSAAAIYGTRGTNGVILITTKNAKGEMPTKVDFNAYLSTQQITKRLDFMNTKQYRAKVAEGIPGAQDDGDNVNWLDEVMRTPFTQVYNLSLKGGSKSTNYTASFEYRGLNGLIKRTNNQMIYPRIEISHRMLDDKLKLTASLSGYKQSYFSGSDGGSYNSAIYRNALTFNPTTPLKDANGSWSESPSKTDYFNPVALLEEVEGENQATSLRMFATAIFTPIKGLDIKYLVSSNTYNQARGYYETQQHISTIKDDKNGYASRGTTRNTEDLTELTVQWNKILFEDHTFTLLGGYSWFKRNYQNYYMQNFDFPSDDYTYNNIGSGSALTKGRGTEYSYQSENKLLGYFGRFNYSFRGKYMLSASIRHEGSSKFGANQKWGTFPAVSAAWNIKSEEFLKNINKLSSLKLRAGFGVTGTEPSDPYMSLNTLSFSTYVYYNGAWIKTVRPASNSNPDLRWERKEETNIGLDFGFMDDRITATVDLYNRKTKDLLWDYTVPSPPYLYSSMTANAGSMRNRGIEASVTVIPVKTENIQWITSVNYSTNSNKLLSLSNDKFVSSGYSDQGNTGEPIQQTTHRIQEGESIGNFYGFKSIDIDENGHWIIEGEDGTAKPISQQQPTDKKVIGNGLPKHYLNWNNTVMYKNIDFTLTMRGAFKFDILNMAELQYGQPVMLSRGNILNSAFDKVYGKVRLANDQELQYVSYYIEKGDYWKIDNMTLGYTLDFKTSWIDKLRVYGTVSNLATFTGYTGIDPEVSISGLNPGCDDKNRYPAARTFTVGLSVNF